Below is a genomic region from Pan troglodytes isolate AG18354 chromosome X, NHGRI_mPanTro3-v2.0_pri, whole genome shotgun sequence.
GAATGGCACTGTCAGCAAGAGCCATGGCTGGTGTCATTGCTGAGTTGAAAATTACTTCAATGTAGTCACCCTCTTCCTCAATAGCATTGCTACCTGTAGCactgaggggaaggggaggaagtgGCCACCTAGCACTGTCCAGAGATAAGGGGTTGGCACGTGGTATAGCTCTTAAAAGATCTGAGAGGTCGTTTGCTGGATTTGGAAATGGCACTCCAAACTCAAcattcacataattagaaaaggCTGACTGTCTGGGTTCAGCAATTATGCCCCACGAATCTGGTAGTCCTTGAGTAGAGGGAGCTGGTGTATTGCTCTCTCTCTTAGTGAAGTCCATGTTGACGTAGTCACTAGAGCTGTCAGCTTCTCTCTGCTCATGTGTGGGCTTTTGTGGTTTTGGCttgattttatatccttttgTAATAAAAGAAAGTCGGTTAGGTCTCTTAGCTTTATTCTTTGGGGGCTCATCATCTGAAGGCTTTGAAGGTGATCCCCCATCTCCAGGCTTTGAGAATGATCCCTCACCTGAAGGCTTTGAAGCTGCATCTTTGGGGTCCCAGTTATAGGAGACTTCTTTGTCTAGGCCCCTCCCCAGGAACTTTCCAGGTAACATTGGCACATACTCACTGTTGTCATTCTGTCCCAAAGGTGAGCTCCGAAAAGGGTTTGGTAGAGAGAAGTAGGAGCTCCAACTTTTGGAGGAAGAGCCACCCTGAGGATTTCTGGGGTTTTTTGGAATTGCACCGGCTCCAGGAGCCATAAACATGTAGTCACTCTCACTGTCATTGTCCTTTGAGTTATCCTCTTTATTAGTATCAGGTGCTTTTGGAGGACTCGGAGCAGGTGGTGGGCTCACTCTGGGAAACATCATCATGTACCCTCTTGAATCTTCAAAAGGGGATCGAGAGTGGCGCTTTTTTGAAGCAGAGACATTTTGAGGAGCCATTGGCATATAATCACTGGAGCTTACAAGAGGGGTGGCCACCCCTGGCCTCATTGGCACGTATGGGTCATCCTCATCTTCATCAAAAGCTCTGGCTCTGTGGGGACCTCGAGCTGCACCTTCTGGGATCTCtgcatctttcacttctttggcttCTTTGCGTTCTTTCGTGGCTCCTCTGTCAGCACAAAAATAAAGTCTGAATCTTCCCCCAGACTTCCCTTTTCCACCAGTTGCTCCAgctggtgggggtggaggaggaggtggtggaggtggtggcatTTGCTGTTGCTTGCTTTGAGTTAATTTGCCAAAATAGGATCTTTTCTTCAGAGATTTTCCACGTTCACCATCACCATCGGATCCTTTCCCACTTCCTGAGCCTTTGCCCCCTCCAGAGTTCTTGCCACCACCTGAGCCATGGCCATCTCCAGGTCCCTGGCCACCACCTGAGCCATGCCCACCTCCAGGTCTCTGGCCACCACCTGAACCGTGCCCACCTGCGGTGCCCTGGCCATCTCTAGAGCACTGGTTTCCTCCTGAGCCCTGGCCATTTGAGCCCTGACCACCTCGGGATCCCTGTCCCTCGCCTGAACACTGGTTTCCTCCCGAGCTATGGCTACTGGAGCCTTGGCCATTTGAGCCCTGGCCACCTCCTGAGCCCCGGCCATTTCCTGAGCCCCAATTGTTCATAGGCATGTAGTCACCTCCGCTTCCTTCCTGATCTTCTTTGCCCTGGGGATTGCCTTCCTCCCCAGAGttgccagagccagagccagacaCTTCAGAAGACAGGCGAGCTCCATTGTTCGGGGCTTCTGCAGGGTGCCGGGGACGTGCTGGGCTGGGTGCTAAGCGGCGAAAAAAGCTGGCCGGCACTGAAACCGCTCTCCTTGACCTGCGCCCTCTGGGCAGGTGCAGTCTTCCTCGCCTGGAGTGGGCCACAGGCTCGCTGGGTGTTACGAAGCGCCTGGTGAAAAGCATCTCGTCTTCCCCGTCGCCGATGGCCCTGAGGTGGCAAAACTGCTCAAAGCGGGACCTTCTGAGCCAGCCTCCCGGCTCGAGCGGCACCAAGCCCAGGTGCCTCCTAGCGGACAGCAGGGTTAACAGGTGGGCGCCGATGCTGATGCTGTAGCTGCGGCAGCGGGCTCTGTATTCGTCTGCACACAAGGCTCTCATCTTCTCCAAAAACAGCTCATGCATGTTTTGGGCAACCACACAGTCATCGACCTGCATCCAGAGCTCTCCCGGACCGATGACAGTGGACCTGCCTACTTCCAAGAAGAAATACTGCTCCGAGTGTCCACAGCGACGGATGCTCAGGAGCTGGACGACCACGCTGGCCACTTCGGTGTTCAGCCTCACAAACACGACCTCCTCGTCGGTTAGACACAGCCGGAACACGCCGCTCAGCTCTTTTCTGTGCCCCAGCCCCCTGGGTTTGACTATTACCTGCCACACATCTTTATAGAAGGGTGGctccgccgccgctgccgccgccagCGCGGCCGGCTCTCCGTCCGGCTGCGCGCCGAGCGTGCCGCAGCGGCGGCGCTTGCTCTCGAGGATGAGGCGGCTGAGCAGCAAGTACCAGCTTTCCTGCTCCGACTCGTTCTCGGCCACCATCGCGAAGTATTCGTCTTGGGTGA
It encodes:
- the IRS4 gene encoding insulin receptor substrate 4 isoform X1, producing MASCSFTRDQATRRLRGAAAAAAAALAAVVTTPLLSSGTPTALIGTGSSCPGAMWLSTATGSRSDSESEEEDLPVGEEVCKRGYLRKQKHGHRRYFVLKLETADAPARLEYYENARKFRHSVRAAAAAAAAAASGAAIPPLIPPRRVITLYQCFSVSQRADARYRHLIALFTQDEYFAMVAENESEQESWYLLLSRLILESKRRRCGTLGAQPDGEPAALAAAAAAEPPFYKDVWQVIVKPRGLGHRKELSGVFRLCLTDEEVVFVRLNTEVASVVVQLLSIRRCGHSEQYFFLEVGRSTVIGPGELWMQVDDCVVAQNMHELFLEKMRALCADEYRARCRSYSISIGAHLLTLLSARRHLGLVPLEPGGWLRRSRFEQFCHLRAIGDGEDEMLFTRRFVTPSEPVAHSRRGRLHLPRGRRSRRAVSVPASFFRRLAPSPARPRHPAEAPNNGARLSSEVSGSGSGNSGEEGNPQGKEDQEGSGGDYMPMNNWGSGNGRGSGGGQGSNGQGSSSHSSGGNQCSGEGQGSRGGQGSNGQGSGGNQCSRDGQGTAGGHGSGGGQRPGGGHGSGGGQGPGDGHGSGGGKNSGGGKGSGSGKGSDGDGERGKSLKKRSYFGKLTQSKQQQMPPPPPPPPPPPPAGATGGKGKSGGRFRLYFCADRGATKERKEAKEVKDAEIPEGAARGPHRARAFDEDEDDPYVPMRPGVATPLVSSSDYMPMAPQNVSASKKRHSRSPFEDSRGYMMMFPRVSPPPAPSPPKAPDTNKEDNSKDNDSESDYMFMAPGAGAIPKNPRNPQGGSSSKSWSSYFSLPNPFRSSPLGQNDNSEYVPMLPGKFLGRGLDKEVSYNWDPKDAASKPSGEGSFSKPGDGGSPSKPSDDEPPKNKAKRPNRLSFITKGYKIKPKPQKPTHEQREADSSSDYVNMDFTKRESNTPAPSTQGLPDSWGIIAEPRQSAFSNYVNVEFGVPFPNPANDLSDLLRAIPRANPLSLDSARWPLPPLPLSATGSNAIEEEGDYIEVIFNSAMTPAMALADSAIRYDAETGRIYVVDPFSECCMDISLSPSRCSEPPPVARLLQEEEQERRRPQSRSQSFFAAARAAVSAFPTDSLERDLSPSSAPAVASAAEPTLALSQVVAAASALAAAPGIGAAAAAAGFDSASARWFQPVANAADAEAVRGAQDVAGGSNPGAHNPSANLARGDNQAGGAAAAAAAPEPPPRSRRVPRPPEREDSDNDDDTYVRMDFARRDNQFDSPKRDGNFKSPLQSDYIATKTHFRRKVMLMEFYLRLLQICLKERKLRGF
- the IRS4 gene encoding insulin receptor substrate 4 isoform X3; translation: MASCSFTRDQATRRLRGAAAAAAAALAAVVTTPLLSSGTPTALIGTGSSCPGAMWLSTATGSRSDSESEEEDLPVGEEVCKRGYLRKQKHGHRRYFVLKLETADAPARLEYYENARKFRHSVRAAAAAAAAAASGAAIPPLIPPRRVITLYQCFSVSQRADARYRHLIALFTQDEYFAMVAENESEQESWYLLLSRLILESKRRRCGTLGAQPDGEPAALAAAAAAEPPFYKDVWQVIVKPRGLGHRKELSGVFRLCLTDEEVVFVRLNTEVASVVVQLLSIRRCGHSEQYFFLEVGRSTVIGPGELWMQVDDCVVAQNMHELFLEKMRALCADEYRARCRSYSISIGAHLLTLLSARRHLGLVPLEPGGWLRRSRFEQFCHLRAIGDGEDEMLFTRRFVTPSEPVAHSRRGRLHLPRGRRSRRAVSVPASFFRRLAPSPARPRHPAEAPNNGARLSSEVSGSGSGNSGEEGNPQGKEDQEGSGGDYMPMNNWGSGNGRGSGGGQGSNGQGSSSHSSGGNQCSGEGQGSRGGQGSNGQGSGGNQCSRDGQGTAGGHGSGGGQRPGGGHGSGGGQGPGDGHGSGGGKNSGGGKGSGSGKGSDGDGERGKSLKKRSYFGKLTQSKQQQMPPPPPPPPPPPPAGATGGKGKSGGRFRLYFCADRGATKERKEAKEVKDAEIPEGAARGPHRARAFDEDEDDPYVPMRPGVATPLVSSSDYMPMAPQNVSASKKRHSRSPFEDSRGYMMMFPRVSPPPAPSPPKAPDTNKEDNSKDNDSESDYMFMAPGAGAIPKNPRNPQGGSSSKSWSSYFSLPNPFRSSPLGQNDNSEYVPMLPGKFLGRGLDKEVSYNWDPKDAASKPSGEGSFSKPGDGGSPSKPSDDEPPKNKAKRPNRLSFITKGYKIKPKPQKPTHEQREADSSSDYVNMDFTKRESNTPAPSTQGLPDSWGIIAEPRQSAFSNYVNVEFGVPFPNPANDLSDLLRAIPRANPLSLDSARWPLPPLPLSATGSNAIEEEGDYIEVIFNSAMTPAMALADSAIRYDAETGRIYVVDPFSECCMDISLSPSRCSEPPPVARLLQEEEQERRRPQSRSQSFFAAARAAVSAFPTDSLERDLSPSSAPAVASAAEPTLALSQVVAAASALAAAPGIGAAAAAAGFDSASARWFQPVANAADAEAVRGAQDVAGGSNPGAHNPSANLARGDNQAGGAAAAAAAPEPPPRSRRVPRPPEREDSDNDDDTYVRMDFARRDNQFDSPKRG
- the IRS4 gene encoding insulin receptor substrate 4 isoform X2, with the protein product MASCSFTRDQATRRLRGAAAAAAAALAAVVTTPLLSSGTPTALIGTGSSCPGAMWLSTATGSRSDSESEEEDLPVGEEVCKRGYLRKQKHGHRRYFVLKLETADAPARLEYYENARKFRHSVRAAAAAAAAAASGAAIPPLIPPRRVITLYQCFSVSQRADARYRHLIALFTQDEYFAMVAENESEQESWYLLLSRLILESKRRRCGTLGAQPDGEPAALAAAAAAEPPFYKDVWQVIVKPRGLGHRKELSGVFRLCLTDEEVVFVRLNTEVASVVVQLLSIRRCGHSEQYFFLEVGRSTVIGPGELWMQVDDCVVAQNMHELFLEKMRALCADEYRARCRSYSISIGAHLLTLLSARRHLGLVPLEPGGWLRRSRFEQFCHLRAIGDGEDEMLFTRRFVTPSEPVAHSRRGRLHLPRGRRSRRAVSVPASFFRRLAPSPARPRHPAEAPNNGARLSSEVSGSGSGNSGEEGNPQGKEDQEGSGGDYMPMNNWGSGNGRGSGGGQGSNGQGSSSHSSGGNQCSGEGQGSRGGQGSNGQGSGGNQCSRDGQGTAGGHGSGGGQRPGGGHGSGGGQGPGDGHGSGGGKNSGGGKGSGSGKGSDGDGERGKSLKKRSYFGKLTQSKQQQMPPPPPPPPPPPPAGATGGKGKSGGRFRLYFCADRGATKERKEAKEVKDAEIPEGAARGPHRARAFDEDEDDPYVPMRPGVATPLVSSSDYMPMAPQNVSASKKRHSRSPFEDSRGYMMMFPRVSPPPAPSPPKAPDTNKEDNSKDNDSESDYMFMAPGAGAIPKNPRNPQGGSSSKSWSSYFSLPNPFRSSPLGQNDNSEYVPMLPGKFLGRGLDKEVSYNWDPKDAASKPSGEGSFSKPGDGGSPSKPSDDEPPKNKAKRPNRLSFITKGYKIKPKPQKPTHEQREADSSSDYVNMDFTKRESNTPAPSTQGLPDSWGIIAEPRQSAFSNYVNVEFGVPFPNPANDLSDLLRAIPRANPLSLDSARWPLPPLPLSATGSNAIEEEGDYIEVIFNSAMTPAMALADSAIRYDAETGRIYVVDPFSECCMDISLSPSRCSEPPPVARLLQEEEQERRRPQSRSQSFFAAARAAVSAFPTDSLERDLSPSSAPAVASAAEPTLALSQVVAAASALAAAPGIGAAAAAAGFDSASARWFQPVANAADAEAVRGAQDVAGGSNPGAHNPSANLARGDNQAGGAAAAAAAPEPPPRSRRVPRPPEREDSDNDDDTYVRMDFARRDNQFDSPKRE